A stretch of Onychomys torridus chromosome 2, mOncTor1.1, whole genome shotgun sequence DNA encodes these proteins:
- the Slc2a5 gene encoding solute carrier family 2, facilitated glucose transporter member 5 isoform X1, which produces MEKDDREKEGKLTLVLALATLIAAFGSSFQYGYNVAAVNSPSEFMQQFYNDTFKERTQDTLDSFSLTLMWSMTVSMFPFGGFIGSLLVGPLVNKMGRKGALLFNNVFSVVPAILMGCSKMARSYELIIASRLMVGICAGLSSNVVPMYLGELAPKNLRGALGVVPQLFITVGILVAQLFGFRNVLANEEGWPILLGLTGVPAALQVLLLPFFPESPRYLLIQKQDESATKKALQRLRGWQDVTLEMEEIRREDEAEKAAGFISVWKLFKMQSLRWQLISIIVLMAGQQLSGVNAIYYYADKIYLSAGVKTNDIQYVTAGTGAVNVFMTIVTIFVVELWGRRLLLLLGFSTCLTACVVLTAALALQDTISWMPYVSIVCVIVYVIGHALGPSPIPALLITEIFLQSSRPAAFMIGGSVHWLSNFTVGLIFPFIQVGLGAYSFIIFAIICLLTTIYIFLVIPETKGRSFIEINQIFAKKNKVSDVYPEKEELKDLPPDVSL; this is translated from the exons ATGGAGAAAGATGATCGAGAAAAGGAAGGG AAGCTGACCCTGGTGCTGGCTCTGGCAACACTGATAGCTGCCTTTGGTTCATCCTTCCAATATGGGTACAACGTGGCTGCTGTCAACTCCCCGTCAGAG TTCATGCAGCAGTTTTACAATGACACCTTCAAGGAGAGAACCCAGGACACCCTTGATTCCTTCTCCTTGACACTAATGTGGTCCATGACGGTGTCCATGTTCCCCTTTGGAGGCTTTATAGGTTCTCTCCTGGTTGGACCCTTGGTGAATAAGATGGGCAG AAAAGGGGCCTTGCTATTCAACAACGTCTTCTCTGTCGTGCCAGCCATCTTAATGGGGTGCAGCAAAATGGCCAGGTCATATGAGCTGATCATTGCTTCCAGGCTCATGGTTGGAATATGTGCAG GTCTGTCTTCCAATGTGGTCCCTATGTACTTAGGGGAACTGGCCCCTAAAAACCTGAGAGGGGCTCTTGGGGTGGTACCCCAGCTCTTCATCACCGTCGGCATCCTTGTGGCCCAGCTGTTTGGCTTTCGGAATGTTTTGGCAAATGAGGAAG GCTGGCCCATCCTCCTGGGGCTGACTGGAGTCCCCGCAGCCTTACAGGTCCTCTTGCTGCCCTTCTTCCCTGAGAGCCCCCGCTACCTGCTGATTCAGAAGCAAGACGAGTCAGCCACCAAGAAAG CCCTGCAGAGGCTTCGAGGTTGGCAGGATGTAACCCTAGAAATGGAGGAGATCCGGAGGGAGGACGAGGCCGAGAAGGCAGCGGGCTTTATCTCCGTGTGGAAGTTGTTCAAGATGCAGTCCCTGCGCTGGCAACTCATCTCCATCATTGTCCTCATGGCTGGTCAGCAGCTGTCAGGAGTGAACGCG ATCTACTACTACGCTGACAAGATCTACCTCAGCGCAGGTGTGAAAACCAATGACATCCAGTATGTGACTGCTGGGACAGGGGCAGTCAATGTGTTCATGACCATTGTCACG ATATTTGTGGTAGAGCTTTGGGGACGGCGACTTCTGCTCCTCCTGGGCTTCTCCACCTGCCTCACTGCCTGCGTCGTGCTGACGGCCGCTCTGGCTCTGCAG GACACCATCTCCTGGATGCCTTACGTCAGCATCGTCTGCGTCATCGTCTATGTCATAGGACATGCCCTGGGACCCA GTCCCATCCCTGCCCTACTCATCACTGAGATCTTCCTGCAGTCCTCCAGACCAGCCGCCTTCATGATCGGGGGCAGTGTCCACTGGCTCTCCAACTTCACTGTGGGGCTCATCTTCCCATTCATTCAA GTGGGCCTCGGGGCCTACAGCTTCATCATCTTTGCAATCATATGTCTCCTCACCACCATCTACATCTTCCTGGTCATCCCAGAGACCAAGGGCAGGTCATTCATTGAGATCAACCAGATCTTTGCCAAGAAGAACAAGGTGTCGGATGTGTACCCAGAGAAGGAGGAACTCAAAGACCTTCCACCTGACGTCTCTTTATAG
- the Slc2a5 gene encoding solute carrier family 2, facilitated glucose transporter member 5 isoform X2, which yields MQQFYNDTFKERTQDTLDSFSLTLMWSMTVSMFPFGGFIGSLLVGPLVNKMGRKGALLFNNVFSVVPAILMGCSKMARSYELIIASRLMVGICAGLSSNVVPMYLGELAPKNLRGALGVVPQLFITVGILVAQLFGFRNVLANEEGWPILLGLTGVPAALQVLLLPFFPESPRYLLIQKQDESATKKALQRLRGWQDVTLEMEEIRREDEAEKAAGFISVWKLFKMQSLRWQLISIIVLMAGQQLSGVNAIYYYADKIYLSAGVKTNDIQYVTAGTGAVNVFMTIVTIFVVELWGRRLLLLLGFSTCLTACVVLTAALALQDTISWMPYVSIVCVIVYVIGHALGPSPIPALLITEIFLQSSRPAAFMIGGSVHWLSNFTVGLIFPFIQVGLGAYSFIIFAIICLLTTIYIFLVIPETKGRSFIEINQIFAKKNKVSDVYPEKEELKDLPPDVSL from the exons ATGCAGCAGTTTTACAATGACACCTTCAAGGAGAGAACCCAGGACACCCTTGATTCCTTCTCCTTGACACTAATGTGGTCCATGACGGTGTCCATGTTCCCCTTTGGAGGCTTTATAGGTTCTCTCCTGGTTGGACCCTTGGTGAATAAGATGGGCAG AAAAGGGGCCTTGCTATTCAACAACGTCTTCTCTGTCGTGCCAGCCATCTTAATGGGGTGCAGCAAAATGGCCAGGTCATATGAGCTGATCATTGCTTCCAGGCTCATGGTTGGAATATGTGCAG GTCTGTCTTCCAATGTGGTCCCTATGTACTTAGGGGAACTGGCCCCTAAAAACCTGAGAGGGGCTCTTGGGGTGGTACCCCAGCTCTTCATCACCGTCGGCATCCTTGTGGCCCAGCTGTTTGGCTTTCGGAATGTTTTGGCAAATGAGGAAG GCTGGCCCATCCTCCTGGGGCTGACTGGAGTCCCCGCAGCCTTACAGGTCCTCTTGCTGCCCTTCTTCCCTGAGAGCCCCCGCTACCTGCTGATTCAGAAGCAAGACGAGTCAGCCACCAAGAAAG CCCTGCAGAGGCTTCGAGGTTGGCAGGATGTAACCCTAGAAATGGAGGAGATCCGGAGGGAGGACGAGGCCGAGAAGGCAGCGGGCTTTATCTCCGTGTGGAAGTTGTTCAAGATGCAGTCCCTGCGCTGGCAACTCATCTCCATCATTGTCCTCATGGCTGGTCAGCAGCTGTCAGGAGTGAACGCG ATCTACTACTACGCTGACAAGATCTACCTCAGCGCAGGTGTGAAAACCAATGACATCCAGTATGTGACTGCTGGGACAGGGGCAGTCAATGTGTTCATGACCATTGTCACG ATATTTGTGGTAGAGCTTTGGGGACGGCGACTTCTGCTCCTCCTGGGCTTCTCCACCTGCCTCACTGCCTGCGTCGTGCTGACGGCCGCTCTGGCTCTGCAG GACACCATCTCCTGGATGCCTTACGTCAGCATCGTCTGCGTCATCGTCTATGTCATAGGACATGCCCTGGGACCCA GTCCCATCCCTGCCCTACTCATCACTGAGATCTTCCTGCAGTCCTCCAGACCAGCCGCCTTCATGATCGGGGGCAGTGTCCACTGGCTCTCCAACTTCACTGTGGGGCTCATCTTCCCATTCATTCAA GTGGGCCTCGGGGCCTACAGCTTCATCATCTTTGCAATCATATGTCTCCTCACCACCATCTACATCTTCCTGGTCATCCCAGAGACCAAGGGCAGGTCATTCATTGAGATCAACCAGATCTTTGCCAAGAAGAACAAGGTGTCGGATGTGTACCCAGAGAAGGAGGAACTCAAAGACCTTCCACCTGACGTCTCTTTATAG
- the LOC118578030 gene encoding eukaryotic translation initiation factor 1-like, which produces MLQSLSRCQGLSCLPLESPCFPTLNLHSFDPFADASKGDDLLPAGTEDYIHIRIQQRNGRKTLTTVQGIADDYDKKKLVKAFKKEFACNGTVIEHPEYGEVIQLQGELQFENICQFLIDIGLAKDDQLKVHGF; this is translated from the coding sequence atgctCCAGTCACTGAGCCGCTGCCAAGGACTCAGCTGCCTCCCCCTTGAGTCCCCTTGCTTCCCGACGCTGAACCTCCACTCTTTCGACCCCTTTGCTGATGCAAGTAAGGGTGATGACCTGCTTCCTGCTGGCACCGAGGATTATATCCATATAAGAATTCAACAGAGAAATGGCAGGAAGACCCTTACTACTGTCCAAGGGATCGCTGATGATTACGATAAAAAGAAACTAGTGAAGGCGTTTAAGAAGGAATTTGCCTGCAATGGTACTGTAATTGAGCATCCAGAATATGGAGAAGTAATTCAGCTACAGGGTGAATTACAGTTTGAGAACATATGCCAGTTCCTGATAGATATTGGACTGGCTAAGGACGACCAGCTGAAGGTCCATGGGTTTTAA